Proteins encoded in a region of the Bicyclus anynana chromosome 27, ilBicAnyn1.1, whole genome shotgun sequence genome:
- the LOC112043257 gene encoding ferrochelatase, mitochondrial, with protein sequence MFNSMFCPKTMLNQLSSTMRSVSQNVKKPKTAILMLNMGGPKTTDQVADYLLRIMTDRDMIQLPVQSKLGPWIANRRTEEVKKKYQEIGGGSPIYKWTDLQGNLLTKALDQMLPESAPHKHYIAFRYVPPFTDEVLAELEKDGVERAVIFSQYPQYSCATTGSSLNAIADFYRNRKLPNIRFSLIERWATNKLLAQVFAERIKEKLELFDRKVRDQVLIMFTAHSLPLKAVSRGDTYPHEVAASVAATMAALALRNPHRLVWQSKVGPLPWLQPYTDDAIKAYAKQGCKHMILVPIAFVNEHIETLHELDIEYCDEVAKEAGVTQIERAAAPNDHPTFIAAMADVVAQHLTAGPRVSRQYLSRCAHCVSQRCKSSKEFYKTLCNFDNEPEMAVTKI encoded by the exons ATGTTCAATTCCATGT TTTGTCCAAAGACAATGCTAAATCAATTGTCCAGCACAATGAGGAGTGTGAGCCAGAATGTAAAGAAACCCAAAACTGCTATCCTCATGCTGAATATGGGTGGACCAAAGACTACAGACCAG GTTGCAGATTACCTCCTCCGAATAATGACGGACAGGGATATGATCCAGCTGCCCGTACAGAGCAAACTGGGGCCGTGGATAGCCAACCGCCGGACTGAGGAGGTTAAGAAGAAGTACCAGGAGATAGGCGGAGGTTCCCCTATATATAAGTGGACGGATTTGCAAG GAAATCTGTTAACAAAAGCGTTAGATCAAATGTTGCCGGAGTCAGCTCCACATAAACACTACATAGCTTTCAGATATGTGCCTCCTTTCACTGATGAAGTTCTGGCTGAGTTGGAGAA AGATGGCGTGGAACGAGCAGTGATATTTTCTCAGTACCCACAGTATAGTTGTGCTACCACTGGCTCGAGTTTGAACGCCATTGCAGACTTCTATAGAAATAG GAAGCTCCCCAACATAAGGTTCAGTCTGATAGAGCGATGGGCCACGAACAAGCTGCTGGCACAAGTGTTTGCGGAGAGGATCAAGGAAAAGCTGGAACTCTTCGACAGGAAGGTCAGAGACCAGGTGCTGATCATGTTCACAGCGCACAGCTTGCCTCTCAAG GCGGTGTCCCGTGGCGACACGTATCCCCACGAAGTGGCCGCGTCTGTGGCCGCCACTATGGCAGCGCTGGCATTGCGCAACCCTCACCGGCTGGTGTGGCAGAGCAAGGTGGGCCCCCTGCCGTGGCTGCAGCCATACACCGACGACGCTATCAAG GCATACGCGAAGCAAGGCTGTAAGCACATGATATTAGTGCCCATAGCGTTTGTGAACGAACACATAGAAACTTTACATGAATTGGACATTGAATACTGCGATGAAGTAGCCAAAGAG GCGGGTGTGACTCAAATAGAAAGAGCAGCGGCTCCAAACGATCACCCAACATTCATAGCGGCTATGGCTGACGTGGTGGCCCAACACCTCACCGCTGGGCCCAGAGTGTCCAGACAATATCTCTCCAG ATGTGCGCACTGCGTGAGCCAAAGGTGCAAATCATCGAAGGAGTTCTACAAGACTTTGTGCAACTTTGATAACGAGCCAGAAATGGCagttacaaaaatatga